Proteins from a single region of Chloroherpeton thalassium ATCC 35110:
- a CDS encoding SOS response-associated peptidase: MCGRFTQFSNPDELAELFSVREFAAFIPEPSYNLAPKQFLRAIVGHENRRLGALRWGLVPAWAKSEEIGQKLINARAETLAEKPSFREAFKKRRCMIPANGFYEWRKSAKGKVPMYIYQKSEKPFALAGLYEIWRTPAGESLGTCTIVTTEPNSLMASIHNRMPAILSPANIDSWLDRSISETAQLHQLLQPFPSEKMAAYKISSLVNSPKNNSEACFKPVSLSDASTEIS; this comes from the coding sequence ATGTGCGGGCGTTTTACGCAATTCTCAAATCCTGATGAGCTGGCGGAACTGTTTTCCGTTCGGGAATTTGCGGCGTTCATTCCCGAGCCGAGCTACAATCTTGCACCCAAGCAATTTCTGCGAGCCATCGTCGGGCATGAAAATCGCAGGCTGGGCGCGCTGCGCTGGGGACTTGTGCCCGCTTGGGCAAAAAGCGAGGAAATCGGCCAAAAGCTCATCAACGCGCGGGCGGAAACACTTGCTGAAAAGCCAAGTTTTCGAGAAGCGTTTAAAAAACGCCGCTGCATGATTCCCGCCAATGGATTTTACGAATGGCGCAAATCGGCGAAGGGAAAAGTTCCGATGTACATTTATCAGAAATCGGAAAAGCCGTTTGCGCTCGCAGGACTTTATGAAATTTGGCGCACGCCGGCGGGCGAATCGCTCGGTACTTGCACGATTGTGACCACCGAGCCAAACTCGCTGATGGCAAGCATTCACAATCGAATGCCGGCCATTTTATCACCAGCGAATATTGACAGTTGGTTGGATCGTTCGATTTCGGAAACGGCTCAATTGCACCAGTTGCTTCAACCATTTCCCTCTGAAAAAATGGCCGCTTACAAAATTTCATCGCTCGTCAATTCGCCGAAAAATAACAGCGAAGCCTGCTTTAAACCTGTTTCTTTATCCGATGCGTCAACGGAGATTTCCTAA
- a CDS encoding metallophosphoesterase, producing the protein MILHGSHSFSTAFFNWRFRKAKHSIEIDFKSRLDFSRHSRTFEQIFQIQKSIAVAKLLFSFGIVTDIQYADIENRKQHLFRAAPQKLAKCVTDWNQHDLAFAVQLGDIVQGNGEKTLGELERVLEILSDFQKPMYHVIGNHCLEISLPVLLEKFGYPAPYYDFAVKGFRFIVLHSMEVSIFSRPKDGAAYRIAEATLEKNPELKFWTGALSVSQIEWLRAKLAFAKSQNERVIILNHLPAHEETTDGESGLLWNAQELRELLAESGCVIAHLNGHHHPGGYAKDRSVHFATLEALLDSPEHGTAYGIVEVYEDRLLLKGMGSLTSRELGF; encoded by the coding sequence TTGATTTTACATGGTAGTCACTCATTTTCAACGGCGTTTTTTAACTGGCGGTTTCGCAAGGCGAAGCATTCCATCGAGATAGATTTCAAATCGCGGCTTGATTTTTCAAGGCATTCGCGTACGTTTGAGCAAATTTTTCAAATCCAAAAATCGATTGCTGTGGCCAAACTGCTTTTTTCCTTCGGAATTGTAACGGACATTCAATACGCCGATATTGAGAATCGCAAGCAACATCTGTTTCGCGCCGCGCCGCAAAAGCTTGCTAAATGTGTAACGGATTGGAATCAGCACGATTTGGCTTTTGCCGTGCAGCTCGGCGATATTGTTCAGGGCAACGGCGAAAAAACGCTCGGCGAACTTGAGCGTGTGCTGGAGATTTTATCGGACTTTCAGAAACCGATGTATCATGTCATCGGAAATCATTGCTTAGAAATTAGCTTGCCAGTTTTGCTCGAAAAGTTCGGTTATCCTGCGCCGTATTACGATTTCGCCGTGAAAGGATTTCGATTCATTGTGTTGCACAGCATGGAGGTGAGCATTTTCAGCAGGCCGAAAGACGGCGCGGCGTACCGAATCGCGGAGGCGACGCTGGAAAAAAATCCCGAACTGAAATTCTGGACGGGCGCGCTTTCCGTTTCGCAAATTGAATGGCTTCGGGCAAAGCTTGCGTTTGCAAAATCGCAAAACGAGCGCGTGATTATCCTGAACCATCTTCCCGCCCACGAAGAAACGACGGATGGCGAGAGCGGACTTTTGTGGAACGCGCAAGAACTGCGAGAATTGCTCGCCGAGTCGGGTTGTGTGATTGCGCATTTGAACGGCCATCATCATCCAGGCGGCTATGCGAAGGATCGCAGCGTGCATTTCGCCACGCTCGAAGCCCTGCTCGACTCGCCCGAACACGGCACGGCCTACGGCATCGTGGAAGTCTATGAAGATCGGCTTTTGCTGAAAGGAATGGGTTCGCTCACAAGTCGGGAACTCGGGTTTTGA
- the folP gene encoding dihydropteroate synthase yields the protein MNMLRRDDELQIKENFIFKFHGHRLDFLERPQIMGILNITPDSFSDGGRFVKNGMSQIDVDKAVLEAEQMVQDGADIIDIGGESTRPGSEEVSVAEEIRRTASVIDALARKIHVPISIDTWKSEVAEAALKAGATIVNDISGFHFDENLAPLCARYQVPAILMHIRQKPHDMSWSFNDTTTYRELVAEVKAFLADSLKLAEAHGVTQTILDVGFGFGKNVQGNFELLASLAEFKSFERPLLAGLSRKSFIGQALQNEKNEHVPTHARLFGTVAANTIALMNGANVLRVHDVKAAADAMKIVRATKLAQAK from the coding sequence ATGAACATGCTTCGACGCGACGACGAACTTCAGATAAAAGAGAATTTCATTTTTAAATTTCACGGCCATCGATTGGATTTTCTTGAGCGACCTCAAATTATGGGGATTTTGAACATCACGCCCGATTCGTTTAGCGACGGCGGGCGATTTGTGAAAAATGGCATGTCGCAAATCGACGTCGACAAAGCCGTGCTGGAGGCTGAACAAATGGTTCAGGATGGCGCGGACATCATCGACATTGGCGGCGAGTCCACGCGGCCAGGCTCCGAGGAAGTCTCGGTAGCTGAAGAAATCCGCCGAACTGCGTCCGTGATTGACGCGTTGGCTCGCAAAATTCACGTGCCGATTTCGATTGACACGTGGAAATCCGAGGTTGCGGAAGCGGCGCTCAAGGCCGGCGCAACCATCGTGAATGACATTTCCGGCTTTCATTTTGACGAAAATCTTGCGCCGCTTTGTGCTCGTTATCAAGTGCCGGCTATTTTGATGCACATTCGCCAAAAGCCGCACGACATGAGCTGGAGCTTCAACGACACCACAACCTACCGTGAGCTTGTCGCTGAAGTCAAAGCGTTTTTGGCCGATTCGCTCAAACTGGCTGAAGCGCATGGCGTCACGCAAACCATTTTGGATGTCGGATTTGGGTTTGGGAAAAATGTTCAGGGAAATTTTGAATTGCTTGCGTCGTTAGCCGAATTCAAATCATTTGAAAGGCCGCTGCTTGCCGGACTTTCGCGTAAATCGTTTATCGGACAGGCGCTTCAAAATGAAAAAAATGAACACGTGCCGACCCATGCGCGGCTTTTTGGCACGGTGGCTGCAAACACCATCGCCTTGATGAACGGCGCAAATGTGCTGCGCGTGCATGATGTGAAAGCCGCCGCCGACGCGATGAAAATTGTGCGAGCAACCAAGCTGGCACAGGCAAAGTAA
- the cdaA gene encoding diadenylate cyclase CdaA, which produces MELFRIGFLSFTLLDLADVSLVAFMLYKTYQYMKGTLAAQIFLGLLVLLAGSAVASFLNLTSLDWIFSRLTSIWFIVVVILFQPEIRRMLLFLGQHRIFGKFFQNSSEEVINAVVSAVGELVDLHYGALIVFARNTGLRIYVETGEQIGAKVSKRLLVSLFFPNTPLHDGAVIIKNATIEAARCVLPLTQNESISETFGMRHRSALGISEISDAFVVIVSEESGRVSVAENGQLFSGLSLPELRERLRHALSEKHVPAEETV; this is translated from the coding sequence ATGGAACTTTTCAGAATCGGCTTTTTATCCTTTACGCTGCTGGATTTGGCGGACGTAAGCTTGGTGGCTTTCATGTTGTACAAAACCTATCAGTACATGAAAGGCACGCTTGCCGCGCAAATTTTTCTTGGTTTGCTGGTACTTTTGGCTGGTTCAGCGGTGGCGAGCTTTTTAAACCTGACTTCGCTCGACTGGATTTTCAGTCGTTTGACCAGTATTTGGTTTATCGTGGTTGTGATTTTATTCCAGCCAGAAATTCGCCGGATGCTGCTTTTCTTAGGCCAGCATCGAATTTTCGGGAAGTTTTTCCAAAATAGCAGCGAAGAGGTAATTAACGCGGTTGTCAGCGCTGTTGGGGAATTGGTGGATTTGCATTACGGCGCGTTGATTGTGTTTGCGCGAAACACCGGTTTGCGCATTTATGTAGAAACCGGCGAGCAAATCGGCGCAAAAGTTTCCAAGCGGTTGCTGGTTTCGTTGTTTTTTCCGAACACGCCCTTGCACGATGGCGCTGTTATCATCAAAAATGCTACGATTGAGGCCGCGCGCTGCGTATTGCCACTCACGCAAAATGAATCGATTTCTGAAACATTTGGGATGCGCCATCGCTCGGCGCTGGGCATTTCGGAAATTTCCGATGCGTTTGTGGTAATTGTTTCGGAAGAAAGCGGGCGGGTTTCGGTTGCCGAAAACGGACAGCTTTTCAGCGGATTAAGTTTGCCGGAACTGCGCGAACGACTTCGCCACGCACTTTCTGAAAAACATGTGCCCGCTGAGGAAACGGTTTAA
- the abc-f gene encoding ribosomal protection-like ABC-F family protein, which translates to MFEARNLSLTVGIKELLVETSFRIGDKDKVGLVGLNGTGKSTLMRLIAGTQSEQTLSVSGQMLKSSDTTIGYLPQEISFEDDLEKTALQYAIRANERLYDLSLAIDTMQHELALPDQDHEGDEYHDLIHRFTDATHEFERLGGYKMQSDAEKVLSGLGFSEADFHKKVKDFSGGWQMRLLITRLLLQNPTLLLLDEPTNHLDIDSLRWLENYLLGYEHSFLIVSHDRFFLDKLTSKTFEITLRRVDEYKGNYSFYEKAKAERYEQLAAKYENDQKKIAHLNSFVERFRAKATKARQAQSRLRQMQKLQAELEAPEEDLSQISFRFPKAMPSGKTVLTMKNLRKSYPLPDGGKKEVLRGIDTEVQRGERIAIVGSNGAGKTTFCKILAGETDYDGEMTLGHNVSLSYFSQHQTERLNPDRTILEEMNESAPDSAARMKVRDILGCFLFSGEAVEKKIRVLSGGEKSRVALAKILLLSSNLLVLDEPTNHLDIRSKEMLIEALENYDGTLLIVSHDRYFLDSLVDKVYEIKNGGLREYLGSYAEFMEKWEKSLEEEKLLQQQRAAEQKKKVVQKSEPAKKPAPKTNQKEISKLERKIEELETKKSDYETQMAEPDFYADEKKSQKTLGEYERVTAELEKLYESWDAAAS; encoded by the coding sequence ATGTTTGAAGCACGAAATTTATCACTTACGGTCGGAATTAAAGAATTATTGGTTGAAACCTCCTTTCGCATCGGCGACAAGGACAAGGTCGGGCTTGTGGGGCTGAACGGCACGGGCAAATCCACGCTCATGCGCCTCATCGCCGGGACGCAATCCGAACAAACACTGAGTGTGTCCGGCCAAATGCTCAAGTCGTCCGACACGACCATCGGCTATTTGCCGCAGGAAATTTCCTTTGAGGACGACCTTGAAAAAACGGCGCTTCAATACGCCATTCGCGCCAACGAGCGACTCTACGACCTCTCGCTCGCCATTGACACCATGCAGCACGAACTCGCCTTGCCCGATCAAGACCACGAAGGCGACGAGTATCACGACCTCATCCACCGCTTCACCGACGCCACGCATGAGTTCGAACGCTTGGGCGGCTATAAAATGCAATCCGATGCCGAAAAAGTCCTTTCCGGCTTGGGCTTTAGCGAGGCGGATTTTCATAAAAAGGTCAAGGATTTTTCCGGCGGTTGGCAAATGCGCCTGCTCATCACGCGGCTTTTGCTCCAAAATCCGACCTTGCTGTTGCTCGACGAGCCGACGAACCACCTCGATATCGACTCGCTTCGCTGGCTTGAAAATTATCTGCTCGGCTATGAACACAGCTTTCTGATTGTCTCGCACGATCGCTTTTTTCTTGATAAACTCACCTCGAAAACTTTTGAAATCACGCTGCGGCGCGTCGACGAATACAAAGGCAATTATTCGTTTTATGAGAAAGCTAAGGCCGAACGCTACGAGCAACTCGCCGCGAAATACGAAAACGACCAAAAGAAAATCGCGCATTTGAATTCGTTCGTCGAGCGATTCCGCGCCAAAGCCACCAAAGCGCGGCAGGCGCAAAGCCGATTGCGCCAAATGCAAAAGCTGCAAGCCGAATTGGAAGCGCCGGAGGAAGACCTTTCGCAAATTTCCTTCCGTTTTCCGAAAGCCATGCCGTCGGGCAAAACGGTTTTGACGATGAAAAATCTGCGCAAATCCTATCCCTTGCCGGACGGCGGCAAAAAGGAAGTTCTGCGCGGCATCGATACGGAGGTGCAACGCGGCGAGCGCATTGCGATTGTCGGCTCGAATGGCGCGGGAAAAACCACCTTTTGCAAAATTTTAGCCGGCGAAACCGATTACGACGGCGAAATGACGCTCGGGCATAATGTCTCGCTCAGCTATTTTTCGCAGCATCAGACCGAGCGGCTCAATCCCGACCGAACGATTTTGGAGGAGATGAACGAGTCGGCGCCCGACTCGGCGGCGCGAATGAAAGTTCGCGACATTTTGGGCTGTTTCCTCTTCAGCGGCGAGGCGGTCGAAAAGAAAATCCGAGTGCTGTCGGGCGGCGAAAAGTCGCGTGTGGCGCTGGCCAAAATTCTGCTGCTTTCCTCAAACCTGCTCGTCTTGGACGAACCGACGAACCATCTCGACATTCGCTCGAAGGAAATGCTCATCGAGGCGCTGGAAAATTATGACGGCACGCTGCTCATCGTTTCGCACGATCGCTATTTCTTGGACAGCCTCGTCGATAAAGTTTATGAAATCAAAAACGGCGGCCTGCGCGAATATCTCGGCTCGTATGCGGAGTTCATGGAAAAATGGGAAAAGTCGCTTGAGGAGGAAAAACTTTTGCAACAGCAACGCGCCGCGGAGCAAAAAAAGAAAGTCGTCCAAAAATCAGAACCGGCGAAAAAACCCGCGCCGAAAACGAATCAAAAAGAGATTTCCAAATTAGAGCGAAAAATCGAAGAATTGGAAACCAAAAAATCCGATTACGAAACCCAAATGGCCGAACCGGACTTTTACGCGGACGAAAAAAAATCGCAAAAAACGCTCGGTGAATATGAACGCGTTACGGCTGAATTGGAAAAGTTGTATGAAAGCTGGGATGCGGCGGCTTCTTGA
- a CDS encoding DUF3368 domain-containing protein yields the protein MSSIGKIDILKDLFNEIIISEAVYDEIKEKKSYGYDEVELDFIKVQSIKGEIYRDLLLNQLDLGEAETIILAKEINADYVLIDENIGYKIARNSGLDVIRTLSILLKAKEKGIISEIKPLLDEMIAKGRWYSKNVYVKFLSRINEL from the coding sequence TTGAGTTCAATTGGAAAAATCGACATTTTAAAAGATTTGTTTAATGAAATCATCATAAGTGAGGCTGTGTATGATGAAATTAAAGAAAAGAAAAGTTACGGATATGATGAAGTTGAGTTGGATTTTATAAAAGTTCAATCAATCAAAGGCGAAATTTATAGAGACTTATTGTTAAATCAGTTGGATTTGGGGGAAGCCGAAACAATAATTCTGGCAAAAGAAATAAACGCCGATTATGTCTTGATTGATGAGAATATCGGTTATAAAATTGCAAGAAATTCCGGCTTGGACGTTATCAGAACACTTTCCATTCTGTTAAAAGCAAAAGAAAAAGGAATAATATCCGAAATAAAACCTTTACTTGACGAAATGATAGCAAAAGGACGGTGGTATTCAAAAAATGTGTATGTGAAATTTTTGAGTAGAATAAACGAATTATAA
- a CDS encoding UPF0175 family protein, with protein sequence MQERIINICFPIKENILLSAKETKDEFTNEIMYLSALYFYRKRRLSLGKAAELAGYKKIEFIEKLQREGESIFDYNEEEMDEIFEDSIKIK encoded by the coding sequence ATGCAAGAAAGAATAATTAATATTTGTTTCCCGATAAAAGAAAATATTTTGTTATCGGCAAAAGAAACAAAAGATGAGTTCACAAACGAAATCATGTATTTATCAGCCTTGTATTTTTACCGGAAAAGACGATTGTCGCTTGGGAAAGCGGCAGAACTTGCCGGATATAAAAAAATTGAATTTATTGAAAAATTACAAAGAGAAGGAGAATCAATATTTGATTATAACGAAGAAGAAATGGACGAAATCTTCGAAGATTCGATAAAAATAAAATGA
- a CDS encoding DUF2442 domain-containing protein has product MYWDVKVVKPLSDYRIYVEIEDGRQGIFDMKPYLDFGVFRELKDEHYFNQVGIVFGAVTWPHEQDIAPETLIEEMTSVDIVPN; this is encoded by the coding sequence ATGTATTGGGATGTAAAAGTTGTCAAACCGTTATCCGATTATCGAATTTATGTTGAAATTGAAGATGGTCGTCAAGGCATCTTTGATATGAAGCCTTACCTTGATTTCGGCGTCTTTCGAGAACTCAAAGATGAGCATTATTTCAATCAGGTCGGGATTGTTTTTGGCGCGGTTACTTGGCCGCACGAGCAAGATATTGCGCCGGAAACACTCATTGAAGAGATGACGTCGGTTGACATTGTGCCTAATTAA
- a CDS encoding phosphatidylserine decarboxylase, translated as MNNQNAVSQLSVESQSPKGCAGIGSDVFYAKFQLGQTFLQALHKEPLAENDGRGLNVVQYDPVTLQPVDGVQSFDTYGNKATESAKFKAYVDSIPDDAIVAIAVCDSAVTSGGSLSNDVIAACQSLGSTNIENVAYRVPWAMVAQKGSSKLAEKIGIHSQTERQVLKIYASCVAETSDSVISSLENEAPYLTVSYDGKEVTLEEALTESVQAAQKSAAQSLDADLYKGLAKVNGLPVGWPLSFEDYIVYLQQFAEYIPKQSDDAAWVKPGTEEYQEIYDRLCHFYFLVNQTDTPIQNNAWFSKWLVKYANAWGSFLNTTASFSAETLQSFRDRAPEYRVEDSMIDGRPNNPSGWLTFNQFFARELNPGLRPIASPSDNTAVTSPADCTYRNHFQIDENSKVVIKGTHTYSVEQLLKGSKYQDTFAGGVFFHCFLGPYSYHRFHTPVSGKIEECYAINEKVYLEVNIDDKGQFDAPDSSAGGYEFSQARGVITIDTKDSPYGDVGVVAIIPIGMAQVSSVNMTAVAGNETLKGDEFGYFLFGGSDIIMLFEKKVNAQVVPAIMQESSSSNELPYLHYGEKVVELTV; from the coding sequence ATGAATAATCAAAATGCTGTCTCCCAACTATCGGTTGAGTCGCAATCTCCTAAAGGTTGCGCTGGTATCGGTTCGGATGTTTTTTATGCCAAATTTCAACTTGGCCAAACATTTCTGCAAGCATTGCACAAAGAACCTCTCGCGGAAAATGATGGTAGAGGATTGAATGTGGTGCAGTATGATCCGGTCACGCTTCAGCCTGTAGATGGGGTGCAGTCCTTCGACACTTACGGGAATAAGGCAACAGAATCAGCGAAGTTTAAAGCCTATGTTGATAGTATTCCTGACGATGCGATTGTTGCAATCGCCGTTTGCGATTCGGCGGTGACTTCAGGCGGAAGTTTATCGAATGATGTCATTGCGGCCTGCCAAAGTTTGGGAAGTACCAACATCGAAAATGTTGCTTATCGTGTGCCATGGGCGATGGTTGCTCAAAAAGGCTCGTCTAAGCTTGCTGAAAAAATTGGCATCCATAGCCAAACCGAACGCCAAGTTCTGAAAATTTATGCCTCCTGTGTTGCCGAAACGTCCGATTCCGTCATTAGTTCATTGGAAAATGAAGCGCCATATTTGACCGTTAGTTACGATGGAAAAGAAGTCACGCTTGAAGAAGCCCTAACCGAATCCGTTCAGGCTGCGCAAAAAAGCGCGGCGCAGTCTCTTGATGCTGATTTGTATAAAGGCTTGGCAAAAGTCAATGGGTTGCCCGTCGGTTGGCCGCTGTCTTTCGAGGATTACATTGTGTATTTACAGCAGTTTGCGGAGTACATTCCCAAGCAAAGCGACGATGCCGCGTGGGTAAAGCCCGGAACTGAGGAATATCAGGAAATTTATGACCGACTTTGCCATTTCTATTTCTTGGTGAATCAAACGGACACGCCAATCCAAAACAATGCGTGGTTTAGCAAATGGCTCGTAAAATATGCCAATGCGTGGGGCAGCTTCCTCAACACCACCGCGTCTTTCTCAGCGGAAACCTTGCAATCTTTTAGGGACAGAGCGCCAGAATATCGGGTGGAAGATTCCATGATTGACGGTAGGCCAAACAATCCGAGCGGCTGGCTGACCTTCAATCAGTTTTTTGCCAGAGAGCTAAATCCCGGCTTGCGCCCGATTGCCAGTCCAAGCGATAACACCGCTGTCACTTCGCCCGCCGACTGCACATACAGAAATCATTTTCAGATTGATGAAAACTCAAAAGTCGTCATAAAAGGCACGCATACTTATTCGGTGGAGCAGTTGCTCAAGGGCAGCAAATATCAAGATACGTTCGCCGGTGGCGTTTTCTTTCATTGCTTCTTAGGCCCGTACTCTTATCATCGTTTCCATACGCCTGTGTCTGGCAAAATTGAGGAATGCTACGCCATCAATGAAAAGGTTTATCTCGAGGTCAATATTGATGACAAAGGCCAGTTTGACGCGCCGGATAGTTCTGCCGGAGGATACGAATTTTCTCAAGCAAGAGGCGTGATTACAATTGACACCAAAGATTCGCCTTATGGTGATGTTGGCGTCGTGGCGATTATTCCTATTGGCATGGCTCAGGTTTCCTCAGTCAACATGACTGCAGTCGCCGGCAACGAGACGCTCAAAGGCGATGAATTTGGCTATTTCCTTTTTGGCGGCTCGGACATCATTATGCTCTTTGAGAAAAAAGTCAATGCGCAGGTTGTGCCGGCAATTATGCAAGAAAGCAGTTCGAGCAACGAATTGCCATATCTTCATTACGGCGAAAAGGTCGTTGAACTCACCGTTTAA
- the lysC gene encoding lysine-sensitive aspartokinase 3 encodes MPVMKFGGTSVADAAAMENVINIIRGEIKETAPLVVSSACSGITNKLVALAHDAAEETCPEAFSLSNEIKTHHQTVIDDLIQTESLRKSLHELVNKYTDEINTLIKGVDIVGELTPRTLDAFYSYGELFSTNILAAAMQERGIKTEWLDARQVLITDDNFGQAQPLWDITQENLNTVVLPKLEAGIVVVTQGFIGSNRAGKTTTLGRGGSDYSAAIFGALLNRASIQIWTDVDGVLTCDPRMVPEAKRLKVMTFSEAAELSYFGAKVLHPSTIHPAVKNNVPVYVKNSKRPESEGTLITNDPELLKGMTVSGMVKSIAYKKAQSIINVRSTNMLGTYGFLADVFRVFADNETSVDMISTSEVSVSLTISNTKNLNQIIEDLKHYAEVDVEHNAAIVCVVGDKLRSSAGVAGRIFNAMHGVNIRMISQGASEINVGFVISEKDLEKAVKALHNEFFSEVSGSDVFA; translated from the coding sequence ATGCCGGTAATGAAATTTGGAGGCACATCGGTTGCCGATGCTGCCGCGATGGAAAATGTAATTAATATTATTCGTGGTGAAATTAAGGAAACTGCACCATTAGTCGTTTCCAGTGCTTGCTCAGGCATCACCAATAAACTGGTTGCCTTAGCCCACGATGCTGCGGAAGAAACTTGCCCAGAAGCTTTTTCGCTCTCCAATGAAATTAAAACGCATCATCAAACAGTCATTGATGATCTCATTCAAACCGAGTCGCTCAGAAAATCTCTGCACGAGCTGGTTAATAAATACACCGATGAAATCAACACGCTCATCAAAGGTGTAGATATTGTGGGGGAACTTACCCCGCGCACCCTTGACGCATTTTACTCCTACGGCGAACTTTTTTCTACCAACATTTTGGCTGCTGCCATGCAGGAGCGCGGCATCAAAACCGAGTGGCTCGACGCCCGGCAAGTGCTCATCACAGATGATAATTTCGGCCAAGCTCAGCCGCTTTGGGACATTACGCAGGAAAACCTGAACACGGTTGTGCTGCCGAAGCTGGAGGCCGGAATCGTGGTGGTTACGCAAGGGTTTATTGGCAGCAATCGCGCCGGAAAAACCACAACGCTGGGGCGCGGCGGCTCGGATTACTCAGCAGCGATTTTTGGCGCACTGCTCAATCGCGCCAGCATTCAAATTTGGACAGATGTCGATGGCGTGCTGACTTGCGACCCTCGCATGGTGCCCGAAGCCAAACGCTTGAAAGTGATGACTTTTAGCGAAGCTGCAGAACTTTCCTATTTTGGCGCAAAAGTGCTGCATCCGTCCACCATTCATCCTGCTGTGAAAAACAATGTGCCGGTTTATGTCAAAAACTCCAAGCGCCCCGAATCGGAAGGCACTTTGATTACGAACGATCCTGAATTGCTCAAAGGCATGACGGTGAGCGGCATGGTGAAATCGATCGCTTACAAAAAAGCCCAGAGCATTATCAACGTGCGCTCAACCAACATGCTGGGAACTTATGGTTTTCTTGCCGATGTGTTCCGGGTGTTTGCGGACAACGAAACCTCCGTCGACATGATCTCAACCAGCGAGGTGTCCGTTTCACTCACGATTAGCAACACAAAAAACCTCAACCAAATTATTGAAGATCTGAAGCATTATGCAGAAGTCGATGTCGAGCACAATGCCGCGATCGTTTGCGTTGTCGGCGATAAGCTGCGTTCATCGGCGGGCGTGGCCGGAAGAATTTTCAATGCGATGCACGGCGTCAATATCCGCATGATTTCGCAAGGCGCGTCGGAAATCAATGTCGGCTTTGTGATTTCGGAAAAGGATTTGGAAAAAGCAGTCAAAGCCTTACACAACGAATTTTTCTCGGAAGTTTCCGGCAGCGATGTTTTTGCTTAA